The genomic region CTTCTGTAATTTGATAAACTTGATTGTTCTCTAAGTTTAGAATTTCGAATTCAAAAGTACCTGAGATTATTTGGTTTGTTTCGTCTAACTTAGTAATAGTGGTAGTCCCCAGATGTAGGTTGCTAGTTGTATTCTCATTAAATTCTAAACTTTGTTCATTATAAGAGAATACTATATTACCGAATAAAATTTCATTTGTGGGGTCTCCTAAAATATACTGACCGTTTTCATTGATTTGACCGTTTCCAATTATACTTATAGACTCTGGAAATCCGACATCTCGATCAAATCCAATTAATAAATTGTAAGATCCATTCACTAATTGATATTGAGCATTTACACCTCCAAATGCAAAGTAAGGTTCTCCATTAACAAGACACCCAAAAGTACCAGCACCAGTTTGTGTAATGGGTGGTAGGCAGTCTATTCCTTGACATTCTGGAGAGTCGTCGTTTTCACAAGAAATTGTGCACAATAAAAGCATTGCGCACAAGCACATATTTAATAGTTTCATAAAATTACATTTTATACAACCAGTTAGGGGAGAATTGCTGGTCATTTGATATTCTAAAATTATAGGACTTTACTGAGTCAAATGTTAAAGAGTTGTTAATATGAAACAGATTCTCTAGAAACAACCTTAAAACACTAATTTTCAATTAGTTGATATTTTACAGATTTGTTTTGTTTAACTTCAATATAACATTGATAACAATTATTAAACATAGTTAAAGCAAGAATAAAATATAACTAATCCTCAATTCTAGTTTGCAATTGCAACAACTCTTCCATATAATCTCTAGAATTACTCAATCTAGGAATTTTATGTTGTCCACCTAGTTTGTCTTTTTCTTTGAGCCAGTTGTAGAACAAATCGGGTTGTGCGTCGTGAATTTTAAGCTCTGTAAGTGTGATGTTATTAGCTCGTTTTGCCTCATAGTCTGAGTTCACTTGCTGGAGTTCTTTATCCAGCGTGCGAGCAAATTTTTGCAAGTCAGTAGGTTTGTGAT from Nonlabens arenilitoris harbors:
- a CDS encoding DUF6252 family protein; translated protein: MKLLNMCLCAMLLLCTISCENDDSPECQGIDCLPPITQTGAGTFGCLVNGEPYFAFGGVNAQYQLVNGSYNLLIGFDRDVGFPESISIIGNGQINENGQYILGDPTNEILFGNIVFSYNEQSLEFNENTTSNLHLGTTTITKLDETNQIISGTFEFEILNLENNQVYQITEGRFDSFYTN